GACGCATCAGCGCCATGGATGGCGCTTTGGGGGTCGCCATGATCCGACATATCGTTCTCGCCGCCGCCCTGGGCGCGCTGCTGGCCTGGGCCGATCCTTCCTTTGCCACGGCATTTCTTACCGAAGTCGTCGATCCGTCCCCGGGCGCGAGCGGCACGAGCCTCGATCTCGATGCGCAGGGAAGGCCGCATATCACGTACTCCCTGGGAACTTCGCTTCGCCATACCTTCAAGTCGAGCGGAGGCTGGGTTTCAGAGACGGTTCCGGGCGTCGCCTACGCCGGCCGGCGCTCGCTGGCGATCGGCCCCACGGGTGAGCCGATCGTCAGCTATTGGTCGCCCTCCGGCAGCCTCAACCTGGCGATCAAGTCGGGCGGCACGTGGTCGAGCCAAGTCGTCCACATGTTCGGCGGCGCCGGCGATGCGCTGACGCTGGACGCCGCGGGAAATCCGCACATCGTGTCCTATCTCGGAAGCGGATCCCTGGTCCACAGCTACCGATCGGGTGGAGCCTGGGTCAATCAGGTGATCACATCCACGGGGGGACAGCCGCCGCTCGACATGTGCATCCTGATCGACTCCCAGGCCCGCCCGCACATCGCGGCGGAGCAGTTCTACGGCAGGCAGGTCTTCCACTCGTACGAAGGGGACGACGCCTGGGTCAAGGAAGTCATCGACGAGACGCCCGCAGGCGCGCAGCCGATGCACTCCGTTTCGCTCGCGCTGGACTCGCTGGACCAGCCGATCGTCGCGTTCACCGACGCATCCAACTCCCTGGAGTTCGCTCGAAAGACGGCGGCGGGCTGGAGCCTCGAGGCGGTGCCCGGCACGACGTTCGGCCAGTACACGAATCTCGCCCTTGGCGCGCAGGGTGCGCCGCACATCATGTACAGCGATGGTTCTCTTCGGTACGTCACGCGGCCGGGTTCCGAATGGGTCGTCGAGACGGTGGCCGACGGCGGGAGCGGCGCGTGCATGAAGCTGGACGCCTCGGGCGTGCCACACGTGGCATACTCCGGCAGCCGTGGCATCCAGTACTCGCATGCGATCCAGTGCAACCTGGTCTTCGGGCCGAACACCGTCAATCCCCAGCTCCACGGAACCTGGATCACCGCCTATCTCGAGTCGGCGGACTTCGCGATCGCATCCGTGGATCCGGCCACGATACGGCTGGAGCGCGCTGTCGCCTGCGAGCCGAAGTTCGCGACGATCGGCGACCACGATGCCGACGGTGTCCCGGATCTCATGGTCAAGTTCCGGACGGACGATGTGAGGCCTCTGCTCGCGTCGGGACCCGCGTCGCTGGCCATGACCGGACGACTCGCAACGGGAGAGGAGTTCAAGGTGGACGGAGCGATCCGGCTGGTCGACGCGCCGATCGCGGCCGCCGGCCTCTCGCTCCGGATCCTGTCGGCGCCGGGCGCGTCCCAGGTCGAATACGTGCTGGAGAGCCCCCAGGGTCGGAGTGCTCGGCTTCAGGTGTTCGACGTTCGCGGTCGGCGGGTCCGAAGCTGGGACGACACGCCATCCCAGGCGGTCCATGGATGGGACGGCAGGAGCTCCGAAGGCAGCCGCGTGGGCTCTGGCGTCTACTTCCTGCTCGCCGAGGCGGACGGCCAGCGGGTTTCGAAGCGGCTCGTGGTGAGTCGCTAGGGGCGTGATCGGCACTCTGGCCGGAGCGGTCGGTGTCCTTTTGTTGGCCGCGACACCTCACCCCGTTGCATCCCCATGGCGAACCATCCAACCTGGCGTCGAGTACGCGCGGTTTGACCTGCCGAACGCTCTCAACATCGGAGAGGGCCGGCTCCATGTCGTACGCATCGACCCGCGGGTCGCGCGACTCGAGGCGGCGCTCGCCTCGGAGCACGGTGGCGGACCGCGCGCGGCCGCCGACTGGTGCCGGGAACAGCGGCTTGCGGTCGCGATCAACATGGGCATGTATCAGTCGGACGGCGTGACGAACGTCGGCTACCTTCGCTCGGGCTCCCGCGCGAACAACGGCACCTGGAACGCGTACCGCTCGGTTCTCTTCCTCCGGCCGCGACAGGGCGGCCATCCGACGGCCCTGTGGGTCGATCGCGATTCGGACACCGGAGCGCCGCGTGGAGCGGGCGACTATGGACTCGTCGTTCAGAACCTCCGGCTCATCCGAAATCCGGGGCGAAGCGTGTGGCAGCCCACCGGCAAGCGATGGAGCGAAGCCGCCGTGGGCATGGATGCGGGCGGGCGGCTCCTCTTCCTCTTCGCGCGCTGCCCGCTCTCGATGGCCGAGTTCAACCGCGCCGTCCTGGCCGCCCCGCTTCACCTGACGCGGGCGATGCATGTCGAAGGAGGGCCCGAAGCATCCCTTTCCATCCACGCTGGGGGCATCGACCTGGATCTCTGCGGGAGCTATGAGACCGGGTTTCATGAGGACGATTCCAACCACCGGCAGTGGCCGATCCCGAACGTGCTGGGCGTGAAGCGCGTGCCATAGCCGTCCGGGTGTCCCGCGAAACAATTCCGGTTCCTTTTCCGTCTTTGAGACGTTCTACGTGTATAGGAGATGGGGAGCGCTGCTCCCTGTGGGGAAGGAGCCGTCATGGCACTCATCGTTCGAAATCAAAACGGAATCACGATCCTGACCCCCTCCGGGATGCTTCTGGGGGGCAAGGAGACCGACGAGTTCGAGGAGAAGATCACCGAGCTGGACAAGGCCGGAGACCGGATGCTGGCGCTGGACATGAGCCAGACGACCTTCATGACCAGCATCGCCATCGCCGCGGTCGTCCGCGCGCACATCAGCTACTCCAAGCGCGGCGCGCAGGTCAAGATCTGCGGACTGGACAAGCACATCCGCCACATCTTCGCGATCACCAAGCTCGACTGCGTCTTCCGGGAGAACCTGCACGACACGCTGGAGCAGGGGCTGGCGGGTTTTCGGGGAATCGCGCCGGGGCCGGCTGGGGCGGAGGCGCCACGCACCGCTTCGCCGGCGATCCCGCGCACCGCTTCGGCGGCCTAGGGGATCACCACTCGAGGCGGGCCGCCAGCCGGAACGGGGTCTCGTTCTCCACGCCCACGTTCCGGTGGTCCTCGTTCTTGAAGCTCGCGTAGCCCACGGTTCCTTCCAGGCGGAGCATGCGGCTCGGCGTCCAGGTGAGCCGGGCCGCGACCCGGGCGTCGCGCTCCACGACCCCCGAGAGCGCGCCGGCGTCCACCTTGCCCTGCTCGCGCAGCCAGGCGTCGCCGATGAAGCCCTCCCCCTTGCGCCGCAGCTCGCCGCGCAGGCGGAACTCCCAGTTCGCGCCATGCTCGTAGGTGGCCTCGGCCGCGAACAGCATGACGTCGGGGCCGTAGACGAATCCGATCGGGAACCCCTGGAAATCGAAGTTGTGCCCGTGCCAGGCGGAGTAGGTGTAGTTGTTCACGCGGTTGTACTCGAGCGATAGCGTCGCCGCTCGCTCCGTCGCCACGCCCGCGCCGCCCCCGCCTCCGCCCCCGAGCAACCACCGCTCCTCCGCGCCCGCCTGCCATCCGATCATGTCCGGCTTGTAGTCGCTCGAGAACGAGATGTCGTCCACCAGGAACTCGCCCCAGAGCCGGTAGCCGCGGCGCACGTTCCAGGCGAGGTCCACGGCCAGGAGCACGTTGTTCTTGGAGAGCGCGAGCCCGGTCGTGTCGCCCGGGACCGCGCCGTCGGGCGCGGACTTGGGGCGCTTCTCCCAGAAAGAGTAGGGCACGACCGGAATGCTGTAGAGGAGCGCCTGGCTCGTGCCGTCGAACCGCGCCAGCTCGGTGACTCCGAGCCGCATGTCGAGGAGACTCCACTCCAGCCGGTGCCCGGCGAGGTAGGTCTGCGGGCCCGGGTCCAGGAGCGCGACAAAGGACTGGCCGCGCCATTTCCGCGCAAACCCCGCCTCCAGGCGGACCATGTCCAGCGGGGGAGCCGCGTCGGAGAGCGCGAGCGTGCCGTCCCTCCCGGGCCCCCAGCGCAGCGAGGCGTGGCCCACCAGGACCCGCAGGCGCGCGAGCTTCACCTCGGCGTAGGCCTCGTCCATCCAGGAGTTCAGGTCCACCCCCTCGATGACCGAATTCAGGCGGCCGAAGTTGGGCGTGCCGCGGCCCCCCTGCGACGCGGTGCCCTCGTAGCCGTCGAAGACGAAGATCGTCGTGGAATCGAACGCCGCCACGACCTGCGCGCCGACGCGGTAGTCCCGATTGATGTCGGGGCGGTTCTTCGGATCGTCCTCGTACGCCAGCGAGACGTACGGCGAGACGGTGGCCACCTCGGTCGAATCGTCCCGGATGGTGAGAAAGGGCGCGTGCGCTCCGGGCGCCTGGGGGTCGACCCGGCGCCGCGCGCGGATCATCGCCGGATCGCCGGCCGAAGACGGGTACTCCACGACCAGGGAGTTCAGGTACGCCAGGATCTCCTGCACGCGGAGGGGCCTTGTGGAGAAGGC
Above is a genomic segment from Candidatus Binatia bacterium containing:
- a CDS encoding capsule assembly Wzi family protein, which produces MGRVGQGRAILGAAAVAAALTFAPGTAFARYLPQERVPVSSPVYRDLERLMASYDRAPIAFSTRPLRVQEILAYLNSLVVEYPSSAGDPAMIRARRRVDPQAPGAHAPFLTIRDDSTEVATVSPYVSLAYEDDPKNRPDINRDYRVGAQVVAAFDSTTIFVFDGYEGTASQGGRGTPNFGRLNSVIEGVDLNSWMDEAYAEVKLARLRVLVGHASLRWGPGRDGTLALSDAAPPLDMVRLEAGFARKWRGQSFVALLDPGPQTYLAGHRLEWSLLDMRLGVTELARFDGTSQALLYSIPVVPYSFWEKRPKSAPDGAVPGDTTGLALSKNNVLLAVDLAWNVRRGYRLWGEFLVDDISFSSDYKPDMIGWQAGAEERWLLGGGGGGGAGVATERAATLSLEYNRVNNYTYSAWHGHNFDFQGFPIGFVYGPDVMLFAAEATYEHGANWEFRLRGELRRKGEGFIGDAWLREQGKVDAGALSGVVERDARVAARLTWTPSRMLRLEGTVGYASFKNEDHRNVGVENETPFRLAARLEW
- a CDS encoding STAS domain-containing protein, translating into MALIVRNQNGITILTPSGMLLGGKETDEFEEKITELDKAGDRMLALDMSQTTFMTSIAIAAVVRAHISYSKRGAQVKICGLDKHIRHIFAITKLDCVFRENLHDTLEQGLAGFRGIAPGPAGAEAPRTASPAIPRTASAA
- a CDS encoding phosphodiester glycosidase family protein — translated: MIGTLAGAVGVLLLAATPHPVASPWRTIQPGVEYARFDLPNALNIGEGRLHVVRIDPRVARLEAALASEHGGGPRAAADWCREQRLAVAINMGMYQSDGVTNVGYLRSGSRANNGTWNAYRSVLFLRPRQGGHPTALWVDRDSDTGAPRGAGDYGLVVQNLRLIRNPGRSVWQPTGKRWSEAAVGMDAGGRLLFLFARCPLSMAEFNRAVLAAPLHLTRAMHVEGGPEASLSIHAGGIDLDLCGSYETGFHEDDSNHRQWPIPNVLGVKRVP